Part of the Lolium rigidum isolate FL_2022 chromosome 6, APGP_CSIRO_Lrig_0.1, whole genome shotgun sequence genome, agctctatacttattgcttagattgtatctacaagttgtatgcacatgtcactgtccggaaccaaaggccccgaagtgacgaaatcgggacaaccggaggggatggcggtgatgtgagggacacatgttttcacggagtgttaatgctttgctccggtgctctattaaaaggagtaccttaatatccaagtagtttcccttgaggcccggctgccaccggctggtaggacaaaagatgttgtgcaagtttctcattgcgagcacgtacgactattattggaaaacatgcctacatgattaatgatcttgatattctgtctgaatgctatttcaatcctatcaattgcccgactgtaatttgttcacccaacacttgttattggagagttaccactagtgtagatagctgggaaccccggtccatctttcatcatcatatacatgttctacatgtcaactgttttctggtgccattgctctcatattgctattaccgctgctgtgttactgttactattgttctcatatcactgctactttcacatcacccttgttgctagtgcttttccaggtgcagctgaattgacaactcagttgttaaggcttataagtattctttacctccccttgtgtcgaatcaataaatttgggttttacttccctcgaagactgttgcgatcccctatacttgtgggtcatcagtaacgTTTTCCTAGATCCCATGTTTTGTAAATTTTATAGATATCTAAACTTTAAAGTGATCTGGTACTCTTCTGTTGGTTCTAGATGCATGGTATAGGACGGGGAAAAGGAACTTCAAAACTTGACTGAGAGATCGAGGGGACTTCAATCGCAAACCTATTTTTCGTAGTAGATCGCTTTCATGTGGTTATAGGCGCTGGATATCTCCTTGTCGACTGGTCTACGTATCAGTGTGCCATCAGGATACCGTTCGACTTCCACTGCAGGCATGTACGGCTCGCGGAGGGGAGAGCTGACTGCAGAGGAGCAGGAGTcgtggtcgtcctcctcctcctccctcctactTAGATTCCTCTTCTTCGGCTCCCTCTCCGCCCTATCCTGGCTGGTGCTAGCAGGCTTTGTCCTTTTCCCTTTCTTGGACCGCTCCGATGGTGCTCGTGCGGACTGGGAGCCCGGAGATGGCTGCTGCGCGCGCCCTCTCGACCGGGTCGACATCGTGGACATGGCTGCGAACTGCGGTGGTATAGCTCCCTCACCTGTTCCGGTTGCTGCGGCGGGGCACAGCAGGGGTTATCTTGGATTCCAGAAGCGCCGTCGACCGCGTTCTTCCTCTCGAGCAGGTTTTCATGTACGCTGCGGGAAGAGATTAGTAGATTTTTATTTTTGAGACCGAGAAATTAGTACGAGGGGTGAATTGGATTCACTCCCAAGTCGAAGTGGGCTGCATACCTCTACCTCCACATGGAGTCCTGGACCGGCACGTTCAAGCTTTGGagcgtttttcctttttttttacttcattttcttcttctatGCACTCTCTTCTTTAGTAGTACTATCATTGCTTATTGCATCTGTCCCTTTTTTAGGATTTATTCTTATCTTTCATGTGTTTTTTCCAAAAAGTTGGACATGTTTTTCAccttttttttaaacggaggcaaaagctttgctgcATCCACTAATTAAGCAGAAGGTGCCCAGTTTGtaggagaaaatcgggcgaaaaccaacaacaacagGGCCAAGGCCACACCCACAATCCCCCACATTCCGCCACAAGGGGCACATCtagccaccctggctacccacaaaagctacaCAAACGTGAAGCTCGACGTGGTCTATGCCGAACAGATGGGTCTTCAAGAAGAGGCCGACAGTTTCGATTTTGAAGACGAGCCCCGAagaggagatgcgcaagaccTGCGCCGAATAGAAACTTCACTGAATCGCCCCttgaaggtcatcgtacaccgcccaAAGGCAGCTTCGATCTCACAGCAAGAGGAGACCAACACGAAGACATTCGGACACGCCGAAACGGAGCTGACTAACATGGTCTTTCCGCAACaaaaccttgatcatcaccatTATCGTTGCCTCACATGCCTCCACCCGGAACTCCCACACCTCCGATTGACCTCCTGTCAGCCTAGATGCCTTGTGTGTCCAGCCCACCGGAGTGCGTGAAGGGGATCACCAacttcaagacgacgccctcaagaggggaaATGATGATGAAACAATGCCATCGTCCGATCTCGCAACGTGAGATCTAGGATTTCACCCGAAGATGTGAACCAGAGGATAACGAAGGTTGGAGAGCTATACGACCTCCCCCAAGGAGGATGGCGACATCCACGAACGCCGCGCGGTCAGGCTTTCGCCTGGAGCAATTGAGCCTAAATATCCCCGCGCAGCTGGACAACAAGACGAAGTGAAGTGCAactatacatctcaaacgtatctacttttccaatCACTATGCTCAAAGATTTGCTCCAGAATCTCACCATGTTTGGATAAAACTGTTGAATATAACACATTTTTTTAGCAAAAGTCTTCTTTCTGTATGTTTTCGCTAGAAATAAAATCGGGGAAAATACGAGGGAAGTTTTTCACCAAAAGAAGGAACTTGGAGCTTTGGACCAgacgagaggggccacgaggcccaaACGAGCCTGAGTGGCGCACCCCTGCCCTGGGCGCGCCACCAAGGCCCTTTTAGCCCTCGATCATCGTCTCACCCCCTTCACGTGatgccttatataccctaaaaccTACCCTTCCAGCATAAAGCGTTTCGCGAAACAGAGCACTGCGGAGCCCACGATCTTCGTTTCAGGGGTGAGATTAATCCTGCACTCCACCCCGAAGAGAgggatttcgagggcttcttcttcatcatcaccaccaccaacATCATCACCAACAACCATGGGCTCACTCTCtatcaccatgagtgagtagttctatgTAGGCCTAAGAGGTGGATGgggtttggatgagattgatcatgcaaatcatccatatgtatcgagatttgaggtATTTTCCTTGAGGATATATTCATGTATGAGTGTTCgtacacctttgctatgtttaatgcttaTTACTAGGAtccgagtgacatgatttcagtactgaacctatattgctttatcatatatatgaggtttGTATCTATTTGCAAGATGTATTACTTATTATTATGTTAAACCTGCGAATCCCTAAGGTGATAGATAGGAAAAACCAGAGGAATATGTGATAGTTCGAGGATATTTTGTGTTCATGGTTATTCGTAATGATAGACCTTAATTGCTTGTAGTTTTAAGTTGGCCCCGGTAAAATGGGCAAGCAggataaaagatgttatgcaGATTCTCTTTGTTAGTATGCATAACTATATTTGGATCACACACCTACACATAACTGAATTAGAGATGGATGCTTTGCTAGTCGGATTATATTATATGATAAATATCATAGaacacctcactactacctcatgCCTACGCATTTAGTTATTGAAAGTTCCACATTGCTACTTTTGGTTAGTTATTGAAAGTTCCACATTGCTACTTTTGGTGAAAACTAGAAATTTGCTGCTATTGTTTACTACTTGTCTTTACTGCTTTAAATCAACTGCTACaaaatcaccacttgctttgtgaatttattgatatagatGTGGTTGAGAAAgacgtctcaattgctaaagtcttattggtattcttgtgttccccttgagtcgaactataaatttgggtaatacttctcATCGAAGATTttagtgatcccctatacttgtgggcatcagCCGCCAGCCCGCACCCCGCTGAAACACACCTCCTGCGCAGCAACAGCGCCACCGCCGCATAGGAGCCACCACCGAGATCCTGGGGCAGCCGCCCAGCTCCACCGAAGCCCCACGCCGTAGGGCCTTTGGTGCCCCGACCCGACCAGAACACACACGCAGGCCggacaccgccgccacagcctgccTCCCCCATCGGATCCCTTGGCTGCCACCTTGCCTACTCTAGAGCGCGCTACATCCTAGAGCAGGCCCAGAACGGGCCCGCGCCACACGTGAAGCGCTGCCTAGCTCGCAACTGTTATCGATGCCTCCCGAGTCTTCTTCGACGTCTCCTAAACCTCCACTGCACCATCTCCTTGCCGAACTCGTGCCACAGCACCCGCTAAcgggccgccgcgccgccccatGCGACCCCTAGAACCGCCGCCTCTCAACGTGCATGCGAGTTCTAGGGGACGCCCCGCCATGCCCTCCATCTTCTGCGGCCAGGAGTGGTCGGGATCTGGGGAGGTTCTATTAGGGCTGGGTGCCCTCCGGAGCCTCCCCGCGCGAGTTTTCACCGATTAACATGATATTTCGTTGTTGTGTCACTTTTCCTTTTGGTGAGAAAAATAAAAGTCTAGCACAATTAAGTTTGTCATCTTTATAAGTAAGAGGAGCATATTGTAATACTTTTCATTGATGTTCAAGCATATTTAAAAACCTTCTCCTGCATACAATCCATCGTCTCGGTGCTCCAAACAAGGCCTTCGTAGCCGAAGATGGTTACGGAGAACTTGGGCATACTTACTAGAGAAAAAAAAGAATAATAAAAAAGTAACAACAATTTCTCATGCATACAATCCATCCTCTTGGCGCTCCGAACGAGGCCTTCGTAGCCAAAGATGGTTGCGGAGAACTTGGGCATACTTACTAGAGAAAAAAGAATAATAAAAAACAATTTCTTCATCCACGAATAAGAAGATTTGACTAATTTTATGAAGATAAAGTAACAACAGTTATGACACTTAATATTACCAGATTTGTCTTGACATGCACTTTTATAATATGCAGATTTGATGTCATATATTTTGAAACTCTTTTCTACGGAGTATAAATTTAGTTAGATTTCTAAAATTCGACCTAGACCAAAAGGTAGGGGTAGAGAAAACAAACCCGCTCGAAAGCTTGAACGTGCCGGTCCAGGCCGCCGACCACCGTTCACCGCGGGGGAGAATCCACTTCACCCCTCCCGTCCCCGGCGATCCTGAGAGCGCCGACGTTTGCCAACTTTCTGCACGCCCCTACCGAATCACCGGGCCAGAGGGGCCGCTTGCCGGCACACGAGAGGGGGAGGGGCCCGGATCCAGGACCCGCGCTCCGCAGTGGGCAGGAAGCGGAACAGGGGTgggactccgccgccgccatgttcGGGATGACGACCCGGTCGAGGGGGCGCGAGCAGCAGCAATCTTCGCGCTCCAAATCGGCAAGGACCAAGCTTGATGGGAGCGGCGAGCGATTGCCATCGGAGGGCTGCGGGAAAAGGAAAAAGGCCAAGCTTGATGGGATTAGCCGGCGAGTATCATCGGTGAGGTCCTCCAAGAAAAGGAAAAGTAGGCAGGATTGGTTGGAGAAGAAGGCCAAGAAGAGAAATAGGGGGAAGGATGAGGATGATGGCTCCTGCTCCTCGTCCTCGGCAGTCAGCTCTCCGCTTCGGGAGCCTTACATGCCTGATGGCACTGAAATAAGCAAACCCATCGACAGTGCGATATCCGACAAGTATAGGGATATGCAAGAGGAGTACTACGCGAAAATAGGTTAGCGATTCAAGTCCCTCGATCTTCAGTCATATTTTGAAGTTTCTTTACTCATCATATACCATCTAACCAGCAGAAGATAGTGCTACTGATCATTTTGAAGTCCAAAAATCGAAATTTACAAAAAAACATAGAAATTTCAGGATATGTTCATTCCACCAAGTTTTTTTTTCAGGATATGGCTTCATTGACATTGTTTTAGGTTACATTACAATATTTACAAAAAATGATAAAGAAAAAACACTGAAGAACTATGATTCCACCAAGTAGAGTTTGATGGCATGCCACTCCATTCCATGTGTCACCGAGACCACATCTTGACGGGCATATGTGGGGGCATAAGGCATATCCTGGAAAGTCCAATGTAGATTTGTAGTGCAATACCGCAACGCATCATCCTTGCAATGCTGCATTTTTTTTGTGCATATTGTTGTTTACTTtgtgtgtgttggtcttcttgtagcacgccagatgaaaatgcccatgctttgtgaGCTTACACCTCCAAATTGCCTGGTTAATGATCCAACACTTCTTCACATCCGTGAATCTTCGAAGAAGATAGTGCTTCGTGCTGCTCAATTTATTGTTGGGCTTTCATCATCATTCGGTATAATAACATCCCATCTCATCTAATTTGGCTATTTTTGTGGAAACTTTATGTTTCTTATTACTAATATATGCGTGAAATTGCAGATGGTGAGCCGCTAGCATGGTGTTCTGGTTTCTGGATTGATTTGGATAGCGAGAAGAGAACTGGTACCGTTGTGACGATCGCACATCCGATTCGCACAAAGCGCCCATCACCGGATGCTTGGTTATGCAAAGATGAGTATGCTTCGATGTCAAGGTAATAATCTATTAATAACCTTTGGTTtgttctgtctcaactctcaagttATCTACTATGGTGGCACGTATCATAGCTAGTTGCAAATTGCATGGATTATGTTGTTATTGTCTAGAAACATTAAAAAAAAACATTACAAGTATTGTCGAAAGGATTGTTATGATCAGCAGTTGGTCTTTATTGGTAGCCATTCTCTTACTACCGTTGTTTCAGGTTACTGTCCACTTGCGGGGTGGCGCCGTTGCTAAGGGCCGCCTGCTCTACCACCAGAAGCACTATAATCTTGCTTTCTTCAGGGTTAGAATGCATCAATCTATTCAGTTACCCCATTTTATCAATAAAgtggaatgtgctcaagacatttTTGAGCTTGGAAGAGATGAAtctgtcaaactagtgatacatcaTGGTAGAGTGAAATATTCGAATCCAGACGTGTATGAGCGGAATCACCATATGCGCACTGAAGGTCCACGTCGAGACCGTGAGGTACACATACATTCCACTCGAGTTATAGCTACTGTATTTTTAGTGCTTTATTCGAATGGTACTTCTAATAATATTACCAATTCAAATGTCGTAGTATGATAACGGAGGTCCTGTCATTGACTTAGACGGGAAGGTTGTGGGAATGATTGATAGTTGTCCAGAAGGGTCTTTTATACCTTCTTCAGTTTTACTGAAGTGCTTTCATCTGTGGAGAAACTTCGGGTATGTTTTGCTTTTCAGTTCTATTCTACTCAAGCTAATTCGTTCTTATTGTTTATTTCTTGTTCTAAAAAGTAGAGTAAGTTCCAAAAATTATATTTGGATTGGTCTGTTTAatcttttttttccttctcttttcccaTCCAATTCATGTTCATATTTGTACAATTCTTATATTGAATCCATAAATATTTATTTAGAAAAAATCATGTATAAGTAAGGCTGGGAACATAACCTTGATGAGTCCTAGCTAGGTTGTCATCTTAGTATCTTATATGTTTACAGAGGGCATGTTTGCATAGATTTCTGTTAAGTAACACATATAGCAAAAATCATGTAAAATGAGGCTAGATTAATGAGGGTCTTATTGTTAaagaactagatgataccccgtgcTTTTCTGCGGAAAATTTTGGATACGCATACATGAGTATTATTATGAAATTGGTGAATGAAAATGTTAATTAGGTATTTCTGGTCACTACAGCATCATTTTAAGATTTCAAGAGTGCCCCAACATATTTACTCACCACTCGAAGAACAAAATGTTTTGTGGTACATTCGAACACGGTCAATTTTGTAATAGCAAAtaagaaataaataaatatatatatatatatatatataggtaaaataAGCATTGGAGTCCAGGGAACACATAAATAGTATGAGTTTATTGAATATTTATATACTCATTTCATAAGTATAACATCATTAACGATATCAGGTTGAATAGGCGCGTAGGAGAATGCAAAAAATCGTGGGATCGGCTTATGTCTTTTAAAATATGAGTTGTACATGCTATATTGATCCTGtcattttgtttttctttctagaTTGTACTGTGACTGTTTGGATCGATAGAAAGGAAACAGCAGTAAAAAAGTTTGGTTAGGGTGGGAATCGGCTGGTACCCTTCTTGTCAGCACTAAATCACTCCCTAGCTCAAACGCTAAACAGTGGTAGACGACAACAACTTGCTTATTGGTACATGAAGACGGAGAAGACAACAATCATCCACATGATCAGGATTAGAAAAAATAAATTTCTGATGCTATAAGCCTATAAGTAAAGGATCAATATTTCAGATCAATGAGTTATAAGTAAACTGAACTTATCTAGCTACTTACttccaaaagtaaaaaaaaaacagacaGCTAGATGCGTCAGTTAAGTCTTTTTAAAGGGCATCGCGTAAAAGTTGATTGAAGTGATTTTGTGATCTTGACATGCTAAAGACTGAAGTCTTTAAACTCGGTGAATAGAGGTTCATAAGGAGGCACCAGCGAGATCATTTAGTTTTAAGAACAATGCATTCAATCATTTCATAGCCGCACATCGTTTCGCATTTCCATGCAACGAGATCATCCCAAGACTGAGAGAAAAACCACTTCCACGAAGAGATGAAAGACTATGCCTCTCAGTTCTCAGTTCTGATTATCCGAAGAAACTGAGAGAAAAACCACTTCCACGAAGAGACAAAAGACTATGCCTCTCAGTTCTCAGTTCTGATCTATAATCATATATAATTTAGATGCCAGAAATAGCACTGCACCCTCTTGACCTCATTTTCATCTCATCAAACATATCAGCAGCAAACAAGTAATACCTCCAGATCACAGGCACCGAACATAGTTGTTGCGGTAATGAAAGGCAAATGTGTCAACATGTAATCAATACACCAGACCGGCGATGTCAAGGAGCAGGAGTTGAGTACCTCTTCTTATATACAGATGCCGGCGATTGAGAGAGCGGTTGGCCAGAGAGTATAGCTATGAGGTAATGGAAGCAACATGTAGCTTAACCTGCAAAGGCAAAGGGGATATGCTGAGGCGTGGGTATAAATTAAGAGGAGTGGCTGCATCTCCTCAAGGCGTATGATGGAAGATAGAGAGACGTGGAGGACATTAAAACGCACTGAGGAGGATTAGTAATCCACGCCCATGAAGTTCTTCCGTTACGACTGGGCGGCAATGAGTACGTGGGTACTCTGGGTTTTGTCATTTTCTTGTCGGTTGGGTTGTTgcacaaataaaatataaattaatGTGGACAATTCCCGGTGGAAAATGGTGGCAGTTTTTTTTGCTGAGGTGGAAGAATTGCTTAGGTCCAAACCTTGCATGTCTAGATATAAAAGATTAGATACTGTTCTTCtatatttaaattttattttgtatAGGCGCATCCTTCGACCACACCTTGGATTGAAATTTTTTGCCATCAGCCTTCTAAACCCTGTTCAAGTTGAGGATATATTGATTGAACATAAGATTAATGAGGGTCTTATTGTTAACGAGGTAAATACTGTTTGTTGTTGCTTTCCTGAGTTTGCTTGTTTTCTCATTTGTACTAAGGATTAGTTATTGCAATTCAACCTCAGGTGTCAGCAGGCTCTCCTGCCGAAAGATGTGGAATTCGAGTTGGGGACGTTGTTGAATGTTTCAATGGAAAATGTGTTTCTACAGTTGTGGAGGTTTGGTGCACTAGATGTTTATTATTGTTAGGTTTAGGTAGAATGAATATATATCATTTTTTGTGACATTTACATTCTACTCTCACTATTTTAGAATAAATGTATTTCAGACTCTTCATTTTAACTCCAAATTCATGTCCTTCAATACGTATTCAGTTTAAGTCACTTTTTTCTTATCTTGCCCTTCGCTGATGCCATCAGTGTCTTTGTCTGGAAAAGGAAACTTTACATAGAAGGACAATGATTTTCTTTGAGGGAAATGAGAGTTTAACAGACGAAATAAACATTAGTACTATTACACTTGTTACAAACAACCGAGGTCATCGACTCTAGGCACACTTGGCAGAAGCATCGACTCCTTGTGTTCTGGCAAAATTGCTTAGTTTCTGTGCAGCTCTGTTGCTCTCTCTTTAAACTTTGCTAGTTCTTTACTCCGAGAAGAACTGCAGCAGATTATGTCTCCTCCTAGCAGTACATCATCATGATCTGTGCACTTGTTTTC contains:
- the LOC124662848 gene encoding uncharacterized protein LOC124662848, with the protein product MTTRSRGREQQQSSRSKSARTKLDGSGERLPSEGCGKRKKAKLDGISRRVSSVRSSKKRKSRQDWLEKKAKKRNRGKDEDDGSCSSSSAVSSPLREPYMPDGTEISKPIDSAISDKYRDMQEEYYAKIARQMKMPMLCELTPPNCLVNDPTLLHIRESSKKIVLRAAQFIVGLSSSFDGEPLAWCSGFWIDLDSEKRTGTVVTIAHPIRTKRPSPDAWLCKDEYASMSR